AACTGTGCCACAACTAGGCCTCTAGGCGTGAAGACTACGCGTAGTAACTCGTCGAGGAGGCTGCCGGGCGGCGTGTTAGTGAAGAATATGAGAAGCGCAGCACCCACAGCCACAGGCGGCATTCCGAAGGGTATGAGGAGCAAAGTCTCTGCGGCCCGGCCGCCGGGGAGCAGGCCCCGGGCCATGGCGTAGGCGACTGGTATCCCTAGGGCTAAGGCAAGCCCTGCTGCTGCGAGAGCTGTGGCGAGGCTTAGGCCTATAGCGAAGAGCGTCTCATACGATGTTAGAGCGCGTGCAACGCCCTTAAGGCTGCTCCAGGCGAATATAGAGGCCAAGACTGCGGCAAACACTAGAATTAAGGCTACCGCGGGAATGTGTAGTACCAGGCCATCCTTGTCCATAACGCTTGTCCCCGGGCCGTCCATGTAAAGCTGGCATACTTACCAGTACTGCATGAGATTTAAAGTATGCGTAAACAAGAAGTACTTTACATGACCTGGGGGTTAGAGGCGTGGCTAGGCGCTTCGGGCTCCTAACAGACAAGCAGCTCACCGTAGTAGCGCTCCACGAGGGCCAGGGGCTCGGCTTCTCCGAGATCGCGCGGCGACTAGGTACTACCAGGCAGGACGCCGCCGCGACATACCGCCGCGCAGTAGCCAACGTAGAAGCTGCATGGGAGACACTGGTAGCCTACACGCTAGCTACGGGCATGATACTTGAGGCGGGAGAGGGAACCAGCCTCGACGAGCTAATAGCCAGGGTTATAGAGAAGGCTGATACCCATGATGTGAGGCTGCGCTGGGGCCGGCCCGAGCTATATATACTCCTAAGAGGGTTGCTCCGAGACTGCATGAAGGACTCCAGGCTAGTAGAGCCAGTAGTCATAGTTCTCCGGCGGGATGGTAGCATCGAGGCATATCCACGGAAGAAAATAGAGCACGTTCTCGAGGCGCTAAGCAGCCTACAGCCTACCACGGATGACAGTAGGAGCTAACTCTTGGAGGTGCTAGCGGATTCCCCGGCTAGCCTCTCGGCTATCTCCTGGATGCTGGGTATCTTGGCGCCCGGCGCCTTTTCCTGTACCTCCTCCGGGCTCGTCAAGTAATGGTAGCGGCTCCACACTTGCCGGGCATACTCGGACTCCGTGACGAACTCTATGAACTTCTTCGCTGCCTCGGGGTTCTTGCTGGTCTTCAACACTGCTATCGGTATGTAGCTCGCCTCAGGGATCTGGCCAGGCTTGAGCCAGACTATCTCTGTGCGGTCAGGGTACCAGTAATAGGTGACATGCCAGCCTATAATAGCATCCACAGCTCCCGTAGCTACAAGGGTTGCAAGCTTGGCGAAATTCTCGGCGTAGGTCACAATGTTCTCTTGTACTTCGGGCCACATACCATTGTGCTTAAACAGCTCTACTGCGTACTGGCCTATGACTACGTGCTCGGGGTCGCCTATGGCTAGGCGTACACCCGGTTTTAGAAGGTCCTCTAGCTTCTCTATGCCCGCCGGGTTGCCCTTGGGGACTATTATCTCCGGTAGAAGGTAGGCCACCTGCCGCACAGTATCTGGGTAGACGAGACCCTCTACCAGCGCCTTAGCCATGTACTGCGGCGACGCCGGGGCAAACACGTCGCCGCGGTGCGTCATCTCTATCGTCGAGTAGAGCTTGCCAGAGGATCCATAGATTGCATTCACCTTTATCCCGGTCTCGCGCTCGAACTCCGTGACAAGCTCTTGCCAGGGCTTCTTCGCCGCAGCGCATAGGTAGACTGTCAGCTCTACGCTGCTTGTCTGAGCTTTGCTCGTCTTGTGGAGGTGTAGGACTGCGAGCCCGGCTAGAGCTGCGAGGATTACTAGGCCGGCAAGGAGAAACAACCGACTCACGTAAACTCCACCAGGTTGTCCCCCGCATGGAGTCTGTTAATAAGCGTTATTAGTTTATGTAAAAAGGCTCATGTTTACTTGACTGGTGGTTTGTAGCCCCGCTCCTTCATGCACTGGAGTAGGGCCTCGCCCACGCGTTCATAGTAGCCGCCGCGGGCTAGCACGTAGCTGTAGAGCTTGCCCGCTTTCTGTCCATAGACGCTCGCTACCTTCCCGGTGAGGCCCTCGGAGGACGGATACCTGTTCTCGGCCGCAAACACCTCCATGGGGTGCCGGGGCCGTGGCTCCGGAGTCTCCGCCGGCTTGCCGACGCATAGCCCGACTATCGGTAGTACGTGCCGGGGAAGCTCCAGGATGTCGGCGATGCGGCACGGGTTGGAGTAGAGCGCTATGAAGACTATTCCATAGCCTAGCTCCTCCGCAGCTAGGGCGGCCCAGCCAGAGGCTATCCCTGCATCGAGTGCGCCTATCACGAGATGGCCTAGCCCCGGCTCCGCTGGCTCCACGCCAGCAGCACGGGCTGCTTCTAGCACCTTGTGGTAGTCGATGCTGAACACGAGGAATACCGGTGCCTCGGCTACGTGCTTCTGCCCGCCGACAGCCTCCGCGAGCCGTTCACGGAGCATGGGATCAGTGACAACAGTCACAGTTAGCGGCTGGAGGTTCCACGAGGTTGGTGCACGGCGCGCAGCCTCCAGTATCTTCTCCAGGTCCTTGGGGTCTACAGGGTCGGGGCGGAAGCTGCGGACACTAGCATGCCTCTCAACTATATCTAGACACGACTTGCACGTCATGGCTCTCAGCTCTCCAATCCTTTGCTAGGTATGGTAGATGGGCTAGCTTATGAAGAGCACGGGCCGCTAGTATAGCAAGCTACGTCAACACGGCATCATGGCCCCGGATGGTTTCTAGCCAGACAACAATCTAGCAAATCTAGCAGAGGACATAGAATAACTAACACAGATCCAGTATTCCGTCGTTTACATAATAAAGCAAGGAGCCTCCGGGCCCTAATTTGATGGATGTTACAGTCCGAAGCCTTGAAGACGCGGTTTTTACTCATTTTACGGCTATGATATCATACCCGGGAACTACCGAGAACAATGGTACGGGGTAACATAGGTGCCGAGATACACCAAGCCGGGAACAGAGAACCTCGAGGTTATGCATAACCGTGTTAGTGGTACTGGATCTGTTATACCTCACTGTGTAGCGGGAATAGATGATGGATATTTTGAGAGAGACTGGAGTCGTACACTGATGGCTCTTGCGATACATTGTTGGCACGGAGGCAGGTTATGCCCTTGCAGGCTGTTACTCGACACTGTGACTGTGGATGGGCTTGATGCTACTGATGTAGCTGAAAGGCTTGTCCGCCGGGCCTTATCCGAGAAGCTTGAAATTGAGGCTCTACTAACCGATACGGTTGTATTTGCAGGATTTAACATCCTAGACCCGATTGAGCTACATCGTCGTCTAGGGCTGCCGGTTATCGTTGTCTACTGGTATCCGCCACGCCGCAAAGCCGTGGAGAAGGCATTGCAACTACATTTTTCTGACTGGAAGAAGAGGCTGGGTGTAATCGAAGAGGTATGGAATAGGCTTAAACATGTTAGGTGTCGGCGGGGAAGCTTACTCGTAGCAGTCTATGGTGCTGATTACGCTTACGCATGGAGTCTTGTATGTAGTCTCCAGCTTTTTACAAGGCATCCAGAGCCTCTGTTTACAGCTCACCGTACAGCTTCTATGTTGTCACGCGTTCTCGGCCCTTTTAAGGATAATTAGTGTACCGTAAATTTTCCCCTAGCACTTCATACATTGCTATGTTGTAGACGCAATAAGTAATATTATCAAAACTCTGTATCTTCTATAGTTATGAAAGCTAGATCAATCTGAATAGCGTGTGTTTTGTGGTGAATATTTTGACTAAAAAGATACTTGTGCTTGGTGGTGGAACAGGCGGCTATATGGCCGCCCGTAAGCTCGCCGAGACTGCGAGGAAGCAAAAACTAGACATAGAAGTTACAATGCTCACTGATAGCCCATGGCATGAGTTTCAACCACTCTTTGCCGATGTAGCTTTCAACACAGCTACTCCTGAAGAGACACGCGCCCCCGTAGAGAACATAGGCCGAAAGTTCGGCCCCCGCGTCGTAGTAGAGAAGGCCGTGAGGATAGATGCCGCAAACCGTGTAGTCGAAACAGAGAAAGGCAACAAGTATAGCTATGACTACCTTGTCGTAAGCCTTGGAGTAAAATACGGGTGGAAAGCTTATCCTGGTCTAGCAGAGAATGGCGTACATAACTATACGCTAGAAGGCGCAGTAGAGATGGCAAAGGAGCTAGCCCGTTTCCGTGGTGGACGTATAGTGATACTAGTTCCGGAGACTCCCCACCGTTGCGGTATGTATCCCTATGAGGCTGCTACACAGCTCGCCGAGACAATGAAGAACCGTGGAATAAATGCCGAGATAGTACTTATGACTAAGGATGCAAAACCCCTAGCCCCTCTAGGTCCCGATATCTCGAGGGTCTGGAAGGAGAAAATGGACGAACTCGGCATAGAGATGATACAGCATAATGGTTTGCAGGAGGTAGATGGACAGAGGCAGCTAGTGAGAGCTGGCAATGTTGAAGAGAAGTACGACCTGTTGATTAAGATACCGCCTAGCCGGCTCCCAGATGTGCTTGCAGACAGCGAAGGCTTCCAGCTCAAGGGTGACCCGCGCTGGGCTCCTGCCCGGGGTAAAGACTTCCGACATCCGAGTTATGACGATGTGTTCATGGTTGGTGAACATTCAATGCCAGCAGTGGGTCTACCGACAGCAGGTATACCGGTACACTTTGCTGCAGAGTACGCTGCAGAGCAGATAATCAGCGAGGTTACTGGCGGCTACCCGGTAGCAGGCTACGTGAAGACCATGACGTGTGTAGGGTACTTTGGAACTTCAGGGTTCGCCGGCACTTGCGAAATAGGCTACGATGAGTCTACTGGCCGCAGAAAGTTTGTCTGCTACACAGTATCGACATCGCCTATCATAAGGCTTATGAAAGAAGCATTCTACAAATCCTGGATAGCCGCACTCAAGTAGGTTTAAGACACAACGCAGGCACATATGGGGTGAAGTCCGTGTCCCAGGCAGAAACACGTGAAGAAACTATACAGTTCGATGAAGAGGGCATGAAGGCTCTTGAAACACTAGTAGAAGTCGCGGTATACCTCAAAGAAAGCGGCATACTCGATTTGCTAAGAGTAGTAGCTGAGCGTAGCGGCGAACTACTAACAATAATAGCTAATGACCCCGCTTTACACCGTGTCAGCGCGCTAGCCGACGGTGCTACTCGTGGAATAACCAGACTCAAGCCGGAGGAGGTAATCTCCGTCAAGCAGAATATCGAAAAGCTAACTGAATGTACACTAAGATCTATGGCAGCAGTTAACCCTGCGGACGTTAAGCCTGTGGGCCTCTTCGGCATGCTGGGGGCACTGCGTGACCGTGATGTACAACGCGGTCTTGGCCTACTACTAGCCATAGCTAAGAATCTTGGCGCCTGTACGGCTAGGACGAAGTAGTCTAACGGGCCTAACCCGTATTTTATAATCCCCGGTAGCCCGAGCTTCTCTTCATCCACACTTGGTGTAGCCTCCGAAATGCACGTCCTCCGTAGAGTATCCGGGCGAGTTTACATCCTCCAGGGAAGCCCCAATACACTTATAGTAGCTGATGACGGTCAAGCCGTCGTAGTGGACCCCGGTACCGGAGAGAACCGTGGTACCCAGGTCCTCGAGGCTCTAAGGGAGTTAGACCTCAGGCTAGAAGCCGTGGTGCTCACCCATGGCCACAGTGACCACGTAGCAGCCGCAGCCGGGCTAGACGCCCCGGTCTACGCTTCACGGCTCTGCAGCGGCCTAGTAGAGTCCAGCGTACTCCGCCGCCTAGCCGTGTACGGTGGCCTAGTCTCCGAGGAGCTGGCAGCAATGCCGCTAGCCGAGGTGAGAGTGGACAAGCAGGTTGAGCTGGGCAGCAAGCTGCCCGGAGGCCTCGTAAGCATATCTCTACCCGGCCATACGCCCGGCCACATGGGCGTGGTCGACGAGGAGTCACGGGTAGTTGCGGCCGGCGATGCAGTGCTCGGGGAGCGCGTACTAGCCAGGTTCGGTGTACCCTTCGCCGCCGACCTTGAGGGGTGGACGAGGAGCCTTGAGAAGTTAAGGGAGCTAGCCGAGGAGGGCTACACCATAGTCCCGGGCCACGGGCCGGTAGCGCGTGGACGCCGCGCAGTCGCCATAGTGGATGCTAACATCGCCACAGTTGAGCGTGTCCGGAGCTTTGTGCTCAAGAAGCTACGCGAGAAACCCATGACACTGGACAGGCTAGCATACCTGGCTACCGTCTCGCTAGGCTCTGCCGAGCCCACGCCGAGGCAGCTCCTCCTAAACCGGACTGCACTGGCCTCGGTACTTGCATGGCTGGAGCGTGAAGGCCTCGTAGAGCCGGTGGTCGGCGAGGAGGGTGTGGTCTGGCGGGCGAGGACGAACGCGTAGAGGAGGAGAGTGGAGGGCCGGCCGGGGCCCGATAGTGGACACCTGCGCCGGCCAGGCATGTAGCGGGCCGGCCGGGATTCGAACCCGGGACCAACGGGTTAAAAGCCCGCCGCTCTGCCCGGCTGAGCTACCGGCCCTCCATGATGACTCTAGCTAGAGCAACTGCCGGGGCTTTATTAGGATTAAGGGGGCTAGGCCCCCGCTGAGCCTATGAGTTGCTCCCTTTTCGGCGGTAATGGAGCGTCCTCTAGCAGCTGGCGGAGCCTCGTATCCCGTGCCAGGGCCTCTATTATCGTCCCGGGGTCTGCTGCGAGACTTATCATCCTCGTCTTCCCGTAGCGGCCACGGCTCACGACTCGTGCTGAGAGTATGCCAAGCATGTCTAGCTCGTTTATGATATCGCTTATCCTGCGCTGGGTTACGCTTTCCACGCCTATCCTCGAGGCGAGCTCCCGGTAGACAGTGTAGAGTTCGCCTGTCGTCGTATACCCCGTGCCGGCCGCCTTTATCACAGCCAGCAACACTAGCCGGGCGTGAAGCGGCAGTGTGGAGACTACCTCGTAGACGCGGTCCCTCTCTAGCTGCATCCAGGCCTTCTTGACGTGCTCGACTGTGACGCGGGGCGCGTTCTCGCGCTCAGCCATCTCCCCGGCCACACGGAGCAGGTCCAGCGCGCGGCGGGCATCGCCGTGCTCGCGGGCAGCGAGGGCTGCGCAGTACGATATCACGGCCTCGTCTACTGCACCGGGCTGGAAGGCCTCCCGTGCTCTCTCCCAGAGTATGTCGCGGAGCTGCTCAGCGTTGTAGGGCGGGAACACAACCTCTTCCTCGCCTAGACTGCTCCGAACCCGTGCATCAAGCATCTCAACGAACTTCACGTCGTTCGTTATCCCGACTATAGACACCTTTGTCGAGCCCGCCGGCAGCTCGTAGCCTATACGGGTCAGCTTGTACAGGATATCGTCTCCCTTTCTCCGGACGAGCCAGTCCACCTCGTCTAGTACTACTATGAGCACGCCGCTACGCCGGGATAGAGCACGGACTAGCCGCGTGTAGACCTCGGCCGTCGAGAGCCCCGTGAAGGGCACCCTGAGCCCAATGCTAGAAGCTATGTCGGCAAGCACCTTGTAGGGCGTATCCCTCTGACGCGTATTGACGTAGGCGTAGCGCACGTCTACGCCAAGCTGCCGAGCCTTCGCCTCTAGCCTGCGGAGCACGTAGAGGGTGACAGCAGTCTTACCGGTCCCAGTCAGCCCGTAGATGAACAAGTTATTGGGCCTACTATTCTTCAGCGCTTGCGCTAGGACACTGCCGACCTTCCTTATCTCGTTCTCCCTGTGCGGCAACTTCTCCGGGATATAGTCCGGGCTCAATATGTCACGATTACGGAATATCCGGGACTCCACGACCCGCTCAAATATCTCGTCTAGGATATCCTCCACCATGACCCCCATAACTTATGCTTCAACTGGAGCCACGACCCCCGGATTAAAGCCCCGAGGGACAAGAGCCGCAGACACCTAGCAAGATAATCAACTCATACTGCACACTCTCCTTCACTAAAGGGACTTTATGGCACCAAGCCCTAGCGCCCGGAGGCTGTAACTAAGGATCTCCAAGAAACACCCGTAGAACCTGGAGAGTACGAGTAAGATAGGTATGGTTCATTGATCTATTCATTGATCTCTTCGGATAGCAGGGATTGACGTATAGGTGGCTTCGGGGAAGGATGTGGGGGTGGTGGACCGGCCGGGATTTGAACCCGGGACCTCTCGGATGCCAACCGAGCGCTCTTCCAGGCTGAGCTACCGGCCCATCCTCCGAGGCTGGAGGGTCTCAGCCATGCGGTTGAGCTGTTGCCTGGTTGTTTTATAAGGTTTACGGACGGGGCTGGAGAAGCGCCTCCTGGATAGGATTATATAGGGAGAGGTGTACCCTGGGTGCCATAGGCTATTGGGACGTGGCTCTGGGCCCGGGAGCCTTCTTCGCCCCGGGCTAGGTCTCGCCTAGCGTGCTCGCTATAGCCGTGAAGGCGTGGAGTGCGCTGACCGGCAGTGGGATGGTTAAGGAGGAATCTCTCGAGGAGGTGATGGGTCTCGGTACAGATACCGCTCGACTATGTCTGCGTTAAAAGCGGTGTTCTCTGCCCTCGTTGTGAGGGACTAATTGAGAGTGGATCGGTTGACGAGCGCGAAGTAGAGGTAATGAAGGCGCTGATAGAGCTCGAGGAGGGTGAGGGACTACAGGCACTGAAGAAGGCTACGTACTACAAGGCCTACTTTATCGACGACGAGATGGTAATAGTGGTTATGGACCTGGGTGTTGGCGCTAGTGTTCCTGTGTTCACAAGGTATGCAAGGGATATCGAGCAGAAGCTACGCGATAAGCTTGGTAAGCGTGTCAAGATCATACCTAGGGCCAACGATGTTCGCGGCCTAGCAACTCATCTGCTCTATCCGATCCGCATTCTCGGCGTGAACACTCTATGGCTTCCAGACGGGAGCATAGAGTATGTTGTACGTATACCGCGGCGTGACGAGCGCCGGCTCGGAAAGTCCAAGGAGGTATATGAGCGTATTCTCAGCGAGCTGCTGGGCAAGAGGACCCGCATAAAGTCCGGCTACTAGCCCGCTGACTGTTATTTAGACGCATTCCGGCGGCTCAGCGAGCTCCCGAAGGACTAGAGTTGCGTACATCCCCTTTTCCAGTGTAAAGGACAGAGCCACCCGGCCGTCAGGGAGTATCCTCGCCCTAAGGCCCTCGGGGACCGTGTAGACTGGGCGCCAGTAGGGCCTTAGCCGGGGCAGGCCTGGAGGCGGCTCAGCTAGGGTCTCTAGGCTTATACCCAGCGGCTCTAGAGCCTCTTCTAGCAGCTCTGCCGCCTTGCCCCCGGTGCCTAGCCGGTACCCTATCCCCGGGACTGGAGCGTATGGGCGGCCCTCTACCTGCCTCTCGCCGGGGAGGCGCTCCTCGAGGCTGTAACCGTGAGCTATGCGTAGACTTAGGTACCTGTTGAAGACATAAGCCTGTAGCGCTGCGAGCTGCAACTCTAGCACGCCGCGGGGCAGTAGTCTGGCAAGGTCCCCTGGGCTGGCTGCATCCCGGGCTACTCTGGCCTCGTAGAGCCTCGACTCGCTACAACCCCTACCACGCCATAGCGTTGCTCTACACCTTGCCGTTTCGGGACCCTCATCGGGGTATGGGTTGCCCAAGAGCTCCCGAGCATAAAGCGCTAGGTCGCCCCGGAGCAGAGCGAGGCCTTGGAGGTGGGTGTTGGGTCTCCGGGTGCCGAAGCGCTGATAGCCATAGTAGGCTGGCAACTTCGCCCTCGCGAGCCCCCGGGCCGCCTCCATCACCTCCTGTGGCGTAGCGGAAACTGGCTCGAGGACTATGGTGAACTGGTTCCCCTTTAGGACTCCGCGGCGGGGGCAACGGTTGGTTCTGCCTACTAGACGAGCCCATAGCCTGCCGGGCACCGTGACTAGCTCTCTCGGCTCCCTAGGGCAGGGGAGGCACGCATACTGTACCGTGGTAGCCCCGGTGTCCTTGAGCCCCGCTATGTTCACACTACGAGGATTGGCCCCGAGCATGCGGGCTAGTAGCCGGGCTGCGTCGAGGCTTGGGAGTCCCCGCTTAGCAAGCACGTAGACGCAGTATCGACCATCTTCTTCTATGGTTAGCTCGGGTAGCTCGGCTACTACGAAACTTCTCTCACGGGGCCTCGCAATGCATGCTACCGGGCCGGTGCAGAGCAGCCGGTACACCATGGCGATGAGGAGGTCTAGGAGATTATTGCTCCTGCATAGACTCATTGACTGCGGGCCCCGCAGATATCGCTACCCCGGAGAGGGATACAGCGAGCGTTGCCCTAGAGCAGCTTCAGCCTGCCCGTGACGCGGTCTACTAGCTGGCTCGGCGCCGGGCCTACGCCGACAGTGGTGCGCGTGCCCGGCGGTAGCTCGGTATGACCAGCATCGGCTATCAGTGAGGCTGGTAGGCCTAGGCGGCGGGCCTCCTGGTAGACTTGGAGGAGTTCTTGCTCGTTCTGGACCTTCACTACTATCTTCTTCTGGCCCTGGCTCCTCCACTCGCGGAGCCAGTGTTTCCACTCAGGGTGTCCAGAGTCTAGTATGATGAACACAGCCTCTACCGCGGCATGGGCTACCTGAGCTGCGAGCTTGCCCTTGCTCATCTTTATGTCAGTGCGTACTGCTATAACTTGCTTATACTCCTGCATGGCCCTGGTCATACCCTCCCAGGTATACCCAGGGCACTCTACCGGGCCGCAAGATAATAATTAGCTGGCCTAGCTGCCGGGGCTTCCCGGGGTGCCGGTAGCCGTGGCGCTAAGCCTTGAGGTCTCGCGGAAGCCCAGCATAGTAGAGGCCACTAAGGTCCCTATGTGTACGAGCTGCAACAGGCCGATAACGCCCTGGGAGAAAGGTGTAGCGTTCCTCTGCCCGAACTGTGGCGAGGTAGTGATTTGGCGGTGCTCTAGCTGCCGTAAGATGGGCGTGCAGTATCGCTGCCCTAAGTGCGGCTTCGAGGGCCCCTAAAACAATCTAGCAGAGTTTTTACACTCGCCCTCCAGGGCGCTAGTGTATAGTCCCTGCCATAACCCTTGGCGAGGTGTAACCCCGTGGCGAAGGTACTCGTAGTAGCCTCCGTATATCCCTCTAGCACCGACATCAACCTAGACGAGCTAGTAGAGAAGATAAAGGAGAAGCTCCCCGAGAACTACGAGATAACACGGTACGACAAGGTGCCGATAGCCTTCGGCCTCAACGCGCTAAAGCTCTATATACTGATACCCGAGGAGAGCGAGGGAGGTACCTCGAAGCTAGAGGAGCTGCTACAGGGTGTCGAGGGCGTCGAGGAGATAGAGATAGAGGCCGTCCACAGAGTGTCCAGCTACTAGCCGTCTAGCACGTTCATGCGTTCTTCGGCTCTACCG
The window above is part of the Pyrodictium delaneyi genome. Proteins encoded here:
- the pth2 gene encoding peptidyl-tRNA hydrolase Pth2, translated to MQEYKQVIAVRTDIKMSKGKLAAQVAHAAVEAVFIILDSGHPEWKHWLREWRSQGQKKIVVKVQNEQELLQVYQEARRLGLPASLIADAGHTELPPGTRTTVGVGPAPSQLVDRVTGRLKLL
- a CDS encoding transcription elongation factor is translated as MKALIELEEGEGLQALKKATYYKAYFIDDEMVIVVMDLGVGASVPVFTRYARDIEQKLRDKLGKRVKIIPRANDVRGLATHLLYPIRILGVNTLWLPDGSIEYVVRIPRRDERRLGKSKEVYERILSELLGKRTRIKSGY
- a CDS encoding elongation factor 1-beta yields the protein MAKVLVVASVYPSSTDINLDELVEKIKEKLPENYEITRYDKVPIAFGLNALKLYILIPEESEGGTSKLEELLQGVEGVEEIEIEAVHRVSSY
- a CDS encoding Cdc6/Cdc18 family protein, with protein sequence MEDILDEIFERVVESRIFRNRDILSPDYIPEKLPHRENEIRKVGSVLAQALKNSRPNNLFIYGLTGTGKTAVTLYVLRRLEAKARQLGVDVRYAYVNTRQRDTPYKVLADIASSIGLRVPFTGLSTAEVYTRLVRALSRRSGVLIVVLDEVDWLVRRKGDDILYKLTRIGYELPAGSTKVSIVGITNDVKFVEMLDARVRSSLGEEEVVFPPYNAEQLRDILWERAREAFQPGAVDEAVISYCAALAAREHGDARRALDLLRVAGEMAERENAPRVTVEHVKKAWMQLERDRVYEVVSTLPLHARLVLLAVIKAAGTGYTTTGELYTVYRELASRIGVESVTQRRISDIINELDMLGILSARVVSRGRYGKTRMISLAADPGTIIEALARDTRLRQLLEDAPLPPKREQLIGSAGA
- a CDS encoding MBL fold metallo-hydrolase, yielding MHVLRRVSGRVYILQGSPNTLIVADDGQAVVVDPGTGENRGTQVLEALRELDLRLEAVVLTHGHSDHVAAAAGLDAPVYASRLCSGLVESSVLRRLAVYGGLVSEELAAMPLAEVRVDKQVELGSKLPGGLVSISLPGHTPGHMGVVDEESRVVAAGDAVLGERVLARFGVPFAADLEGWTRSLEKLRELAEEGYTIVPGHGPVARGRRAVAIVDANIATVERVRSFVLKKLREKPMTLDRLAYLATVSLGSAEPTPRQLLLNRTALASVLAWLEREGLVEPVVGEEGVVWRARTNA
- a CDS encoding NAD(P)/FAD-dependent oxidoreductase — its product is MTKKILVLGGGTGGYMAARKLAETARKQKLDIEVTMLTDSPWHEFQPLFADVAFNTATPEETRAPVENIGRKFGPRVVVEKAVRIDAANRVVETEKGNKYSYDYLVVSLGVKYGWKAYPGLAENGVHNYTLEGAVEMAKELARFRGGRIVILVPETPHRCGMYPYEAATQLAETMKNRGINAEIVLMTKDAKPLAPLGPDISRVWKEKMDELGIEMIQHNGLQEVDGQRQLVRAGNVEEKYDLLIKIPPSRLPDVLADSEGFQLKGDPRWAPARGKDFRHPSYDDVFMVGEHSMPAVGLPTAGIPVHFAAEYAAEQIISEVTGGYPVAGYVKTMTCVGYFGTSGFAGTCEIGYDESTGRRKFVCYTVSTSPIIRLMKEAFYKSWIAALK
- a CDS encoding nitroreductase family protein; amino-acid sequence: MTCKSCLDIVERHASVRSFRPDPVDPKDLEKILEAARRAPTSWNLQPLTVTVVTDPMLRERLAEAVGGQKHVAEAPVFLVFSIDYHKVLEAARAAGVEPAEPGLGHLVIGALDAGIASGWAALAAEELGYGIVFIALYSNPCRIADILELPRHVLPIVGLCVGKPAETPEPRPRHPMEVFAAENRYPSSEGLTGKVASVYGQKAGKLYSYVLARGGYYERVGEALLQCMKERGYKPPVK
- the truD gene encoding tRNA pseudouridine(13) synthase TruD, translating into MSLCRSNNLLDLLIAMVYRLLCTGPVACIARPRERSFVVAELPELTIEEDGRYCVYVLAKRGLPSLDAARLLARMLGANPRSVNIAGLKDTGATTVQYACLPCPREPRELVTVPGRLWARLVGRTNRCPRRGVLKGNQFTIVLEPVSATPQEVMEAARGLARAKLPAYYGYQRFGTRRPNTHLQGLALLRGDLALYARELLGNPYPDEGPETARCRATLWRGRGCSESRLYEARVARDAASPGDLARLLPRGVLELQLAALQAYVFNRYLSLRIAHGYSLEERLPGERQVEGRPYAPVPGIGYRLGTGGKAAELLEEALEPLGISLETLAEPPPGLPRLRPYWRPVYTVPEGLRARILPDGRVALSFTLEKGMYATLVLRELAEPPECV
- the modA gene encoding molybdate ABC transporter substrate-binding protein, with the protein product MSRLFLLAGLVILAALAGLAVLHLHKTSKAQTSSVELTVYLCAAAKKPWQELVTEFERETGIKVNAIYGSSGKLYSTIEMTHRGDVFAPASPQYMAKALVEGLVYPDTVRQVAYLLPEIIVPKGNPAGIEKLEDLLKPGVRLAIGDPEHVVIGQYAVELFKHNGMWPEVQENIVTYAENFAKLATLVATGAVDAIIGWHVTYYWYPDRTEIVWLKPGQIPEASYIPIAVLKTSKNPEAAKKFIEFVTESEYARQVWSRYHYLTSPEEVQEKAPGAKIPSIQEIAERLAGESASTSKS
- a CDS encoding DUF1641 domain-containing protein, producing MSQAETREETIQFDEEGMKALETLVEVAVYLKESGILDLLRVVAERSGELLTIIANDPALHRVSALADGATRGITRLKPEEVISVKQNIEKLTECTLRSMAAVNPADVKPVGLFGMLGALRDRDVQRGLGLLLAIAKNLGACTARTK
- a CDS encoding DUF99 family protein — encoded protein: MPRYTKPGTENLEVMHNRVSGTGSVIPHCVAGIDDGYFERDWSRTLMALAIHCWHGGRLCPCRLLLDTVTVDGLDATDVAERLVRRALSEKLEIEALLTDTVVFAGFNILDPIELHRRLGLPVIVVYWYPPRRKAVEKALQLHFSDWKKRLGVIEEVWNRLKHVRCRRGSLLVAVYGADYAYAWSLVCSLQLFTRHPEPLFTAHRTASMLSRVLGPFKDN
- a CDS encoding ABC transporter permease, whose translation is MDKDGLVLHIPAVALILVFAAVLASIFAWSSLKGVARALTSYETLFAIGLSLATALAAAGLALALGIPVAYAMARGLLPGGRAAETLLLIPFGMPPVAVGAALLIFFTNTPPGSLLDELLRVVFTPRGLVVAQFFVVYPMALRVLKTSFASVDPRYEAVARTLGYTRLQTLLRVTLPMARRGLLSAFLLAFIRALGEFGASVTLAGAIRFKTETLPIAIYLSISGGDLNLAVALMTVSILVAGVSVAALLALEKRE
- a CDS encoding zinc finger domain-containing protein; the encoded protein is MALSLEVSRKPSIVEATKVPMCTSCNRPITPWEKGVAFLCPNCGEVVIWRCSSCRKMGVQYRCPKCGFEGP